A single region of the Streptomyces virginiae genome encodes:
- a CDS encoding MFS transporter, which translates to MTSSQLATPRIPGAARREGRPGVALAVIAACQLMVVLDATIVNIALPHIQSALDFSTTDLSWVLSAYTLTFGGLLLLGGRAGDILGRRRVFLAGILIFTLASLLGGFAQEPWQLLAARALQGVGGAIASPTSLALITTTFPEGPERNRAFGVFAAVSAGGGAIGLLAGGMLTEWLDWRWVLFVNVPIGVLIAVLTPLYITESERHPGRFDIAGALTSTGGMASLVYGFISAAEKGWRDAITLGSFAAALVLLALFVIIESQAREPIIPLRMFADRNRTGTYVIMLGLAAAMFGMFFFIVQFVQNVLGFSPIRSGLGFLPVTVAIITAAGLSQRFLPRFGPKPFMVAGSALTGTGLAWLTFIRTDSSYVSGVLGPMLLFGFGMGLNFVTLTLTAVSGVAQKEAGAASGLLNASQQVGGSLGLSILVTVFGTASRDEATKQVPSFMAQADPQQIAAFKETGFLPDPWGDLVLTHGISTAFYAAVAMAGLALATALLVIRVRKSDLEALAGAAAKAGPAA; encoded by the coding sequence GTGACAAGCTCTCAACTCGCCACACCCCGGATACCGGGCGCGGCACGCCGGGAGGGGCGCCCCGGAGTGGCGCTCGCCGTCATCGCCGCGTGCCAGCTCATGGTCGTCCTCGACGCGACGATCGTGAACATCGCGCTCCCGCACATCCAGAGCGCCCTCGACTTCAGCACCACCGACCTCTCGTGGGTGCTCAGCGCCTACACCCTCACCTTCGGCGGCCTGCTGCTCCTCGGCGGCAGGGCGGGCGACATCCTGGGCCGGCGCCGCGTGTTCCTCGCCGGAATCCTGATCTTCACGCTGGCCTCCCTCCTCGGCGGCTTCGCCCAGGAGCCCTGGCAGCTGCTCGCGGCCCGCGCGCTGCAGGGGGTCGGCGGCGCGATCGCCTCGCCGACCTCGCTCGCCCTGATCACCACGACCTTCCCCGAAGGCCCCGAGCGGAACCGGGCGTTCGGGGTGTTCGCCGCCGTCTCCGCGGGCGGCGGCGCGATCGGCCTCCTGGCCGGCGGCATGCTGACCGAGTGGCTCGACTGGCGCTGGGTCCTCTTCGTCAACGTGCCGATCGGCGTGCTGATCGCGGTCCTGACCCCGCTCTACATCACCGAGTCCGAGCGCCACCCCGGCCGCTTCGACATCGCCGGGGCCCTCACCTCCACGGGTGGCATGGCCTCCCTCGTGTACGGATTCATCAGCGCGGCCGAGAAGGGCTGGCGCGACGCGATCACCCTCGGCTCGTTCGCCGCGGCCCTCGTCCTGCTGGCGCTCTTCGTCATCATCGAGTCACAGGCCCGCGAGCCGATCATCCCGCTGCGCATGTTCGCCGACCGCAATCGCACCGGCACCTACGTGATCATGCTCGGCCTCGCCGCCGCGATGTTCGGCATGTTCTTCTTCATCGTCCAGTTCGTGCAGAACGTGCTGGGGTTCTCGCCGATCCGGTCCGGCCTCGGCTTCCTGCCGGTGACGGTCGCCATCATCACCGCCGCCGGCCTCTCGCAGCGCTTCCTGCCGCGCTTCGGGCCCAAGCCCTTCATGGTCGCCGGGTCCGCGCTCACCGGAACCGGGCTGGCCTGGCTGACCTTCATCCGGACCGACAGCTCCTACGTCTCCGGAGTGCTCGGCCCGATGCTGCTGTTCGGCTTCGGCATGGGCCTCAACTTCGTGACCCTCACCCTCACCGCCGTCTCCGGCGTGGCCCAGAAGGAGGCGGGCGCGGCCTCCGGGCTGCTCAACGCCAGCCAGCAGGTCGGCGGCTCGCTCGGCCTGTCCATCCTGGTCACCGTCTTCGGCACGGCCAGTCGCGACGAGGCCACGAAGCAGGTCCCGTCCTTCATGGCCCAGGCGGACCCCCAACAGATCGCCGCCTTCAAGGAGACCGGTTTCCTGCCCGACCCCTGGGGTGACCTGGTACTCACCCACGGCATCTCCACCGCGTTCTACGCCGCCGTCGCCATGGCGGGCCTGGCCCTGGCCACCGCGCTGCTGGTGATCCGGGTGCGCAAGAGCGACCTGGAGGCCCTGGCCGGAGCCGCCGCGAAGGCCGGTCCGGCCGCCTGA
- a CDS encoding TetR/AcrR family transcriptional regulator translates to MVGSRWSAASPGRRRGPELERAILDAALEQLSTVGWNALTMEGVASGAHTGKAALYRRWPSKADLVADALRSGLPRIGDIPDCGSIREDLYLLCVSTRDVMHSRAGQALRSVLHECDHMHADRFHGVIWSGLHEPAQRLIRELVERGIARGDVRPDATGPFVVDVIPAMLMYRAKVCGSEWEDVDIATLIDEVMVPLLRV, encoded by the coding sequence ATGGTGGGTTCGCGCTGGTCAGCGGCGTCGCCGGGGCGCAGGCGAGGTCCTGAGCTCGAACGGGCGATTCTCGACGCCGCGTTGGAGCAGTTGAGTACGGTCGGCTGGAACGCCCTCACCATGGAGGGTGTCGCGTCCGGCGCGCACACCGGCAAGGCCGCGCTCTACCGTCGCTGGCCGTCGAAGGCGGACCTGGTGGCCGATGCGTTGCGCAGCGGTCTGCCGCGGATCGGTGACATTCCCGACTGTGGTTCGATCCGCGAGGACCTCTATCTGTTGTGTGTGAGCACGCGGGACGTCATGCACTCGCGCGCCGGGCAGGCCTTGCGGTCGGTGCTTCACGAATGCGATCACATGCATGCGGATCGGTTTCACGGAGTCATCTGGTCCGGTCTCCACGAGCCGGCTCAGCGCCTGATCAGGGAGCTTGTGGAGCGTGGAATCGCGCGAGGTGACGTGCGGCCGGACGCGACCGGTCCCTTTGTCGTGGATGTCATTCCGGCGATGCTGATGTACCGCGCCAAGGTGTGCGGAAGCGAATGGGAGGACGTGGACATCGCGACGCTGATCGACGAGGTGATGGTGCCGCTGCTCAGGGTGTGA
- a CDS encoding ribonuclease HII, giving the protein MPYEAPTHTVERSLRATTGAKVIAGVDEVGRGAWAGPVTVCAAITGLRRPPAGLTDSKLLTPKRRDALLDVLEGWVTAYALGHSSPEEIDELGMTAALRLAAERALEALPVRPDAVILDGKHDYLGPPWRVRTVIKGDQSCIAVAAASVIAKVRRDRMMAELGEQGGGIEDFAFAANAGYPSPVHRAALEELGPTPYHRLSWSYLDALPRWRHLKKVRRSEESMELENGGQLGFDF; this is encoded by the coding sequence ATGCCGTACGAAGCACCCACCCACACCGTCGAACGCTCCCTCCGTGCAACCACCGGCGCCAAGGTCATCGCCGGGGTCGACGAAGTCGGACGAGGGGCCTGGGCCGGACCCGTCACCGTGTGCGCGGCGATCACCGGGCTACGCCGGCCGCCCGCCGGGCTCACCGACTCCAAACTGCTCACCCCCAAGCGGCGCGACGCCCTGCTCGATGTCCTGGAGGGCTGGGTCACCGCGTACGCGCTCGGGCACTCCTCGCCCGAGGAGATCGACGAACTGGGGATGACCGCCGCCCTCCGACTGGCGGCAGAGCGCGCGCTGGAGGCGCTGCCGGTGCGACCCGACGCGGTGATACTCGACGGTAAGCACGACTACCTCGGCCCGCCCTGGCGGGTCCGTACGGTGATCAAGGGCGACCAGTCCTGCATCGCCGTCGCCGCGGCCTCGGTCATCGCCAAGGTCCGCCGCGACCGCATGATGGCCGAACTCGGGGAACAGGGCGGCGGGATCGAGGACTTCGCCTTCGCCGCCAACGCCGGGTACCCCTCGCCGGTACATCGGGCCGCACTGGAGGAGCTGGGGCCCACCCCCTACCACCGACTCTCGTGGTCGTACCTCGACGCGCTGCCCCGGTGGCGCCACCTCAAGAAGGTGCGCCGCAGCGAGGAGTCGATGGAGCTGGAAAACGGAGGCCAACTCGGCTTCGATTTCTGA
- a CDS encoding RecQ family ATP-dependent DNA helicase, translating to MNADLRSSADSVLARLVGDPTGTARLREDQWLAIEALVAHKRRALVVQRTGWGKSAVYFVATSLLRASGAGPTVIVSPLLALMRNQVEAAARAGIRARTINSANPEEWEGIQAEVAAGEVDVLLVSPERLNNPDFRDQVLPKLSAATGLLVVDEAHCISDWGHDFRPDYRRLRTMLADLPPGVPVLATTATANARVTADVAEQLGTGAGTDALVLRGPLDRESLSLAVLTLPDAAHRLAWLADHLGELPGSGIIYTLTVAAAEEVTAYLRHRGHTVSSYTGKTENADRQQAEDDLQANRVKALVATSALGMGFDKPDLGFVVHLGSPSSPIAYYQQVGRAGRGVEHAEVLLLPGREDEAIWQYFASVAFPPEEQVRRTLDVLAQAGRPLSLPALEPLVDLRRTRLETMLKVLDVDGAVHRVKGGWTSTGEPWAYDAERYAWVARQRATEQQAMRDYAAATGCRMEFLRRQLDDEEAAACGRCDNCAGARFTAEVSSTALDTARGELGRPGVELEPRKMWPTGLAAVGVDLKGRIPAGEQASTGRALGRLSDIGWGNRLRPMLAPQAPDQPVPDDVAQAVVAVLADWARGPGGWASGAPDAPARPVGVVALPSRSHPQLIGSLAARIAEIGRMPLLGALAYTDQAPEFGSVSSNSAQRVRGLHQTLTVPPALADALAESAGPVLLVDDRAESGWTIAVAARLLRRAGAKEVFPLVLALQG from the coding sequence ATGAACGCAGACCTGAGGTCCTCGGCCGACTCCGTACTAGCCCGTCTCGTGGGCGACCCCACGGGCACCGCCAGGCTGCGCGAGGACCAGTGGCTGGCGATCGAGGCCCTGGTGGCGCACAAGCGGCGGGCGCTGGTGGTCCAGCGCACGGGCTGGGGCAAGTCCGCGGTGTACTTCGTCGCCACCTCCCTGCTGCGGGCGAGCGGCGCCGGCCCCACGGTGATCGTCTCCCCGCTCCTCGCGTTGATGCGCAATCAGGTCGAGGCCGCGGCCCGGGCGGGGATCCGCGCCCGCACCATCAACTCCGCCAACCCCGAGGAATGGGAGGGCATCCAGGCCGAGGTGGCGGCGGGTGAGGTCGATGTGCTGCTGGTGAGTCCGGAGCGGCTCAACAACCCCGATTTCCGCGACCAGGTCCTCCCCAAGCTCTCGGCCGCCACCGGCCTGCTCGTGGTCGACGAGGCGCACTGCATCTCCGACTGGGGTCACGACTTCCGCCCCGACTACCGCCGCCTGCGCACCATGCTGGCCGACCTGCCGCCGGGGGTCCCGGTGCTCGCCACGACCGCCACGGCCAATGCCCGCGTGACCGCCGACGTCGCCGAACAGCTCGGCACGGGGGCCGGCACGGACGCTCTGGTGCTGCGCGGTCCGCTGGACCGCGAGAGCCTGAGTCTGGCCGTGCTGACCCTGCCCGACGCGGCGCACCGGCTGGCCTGGCTCGCCGACCATCTCGGGGAGCTGCCCGGCTCCGGGATCATCTACACGTTGACCGTGGCGGCCGCCGAGGAGGTCACCGCCTACCTGCGTCACCGCGGGCACACCGTGTCCTCGTACACCGGAAAGACGGAGAACGCGGACCGCCAGCAGGCCGAGGACGACCTCCAGGCGAACCGGGTCAAGGCACTGGTGGCGACCTCCGCCCTCGGGATGGGCTTCGACAAGCCCGACCTGGGCTTCGTGGTGCACCTGGGGTCGCCCTCCTCCCCCATCGCCTACTACCAGCAGGTCGGCCGCGCCGGCCGTGGTGTCGAGCACGCGGAGGTCCTGCTGCTCCCCGGCCGGGAGGACGAGGCGATCTGGCAGTACTTCGCCTCGGTGGCCTTCCCGCCGGAGGAGCAGGTGCGCCGCACGCTGGACGTTCTGGCACAGGCCGGTCGGCCGCTGTCGCTGCCCGCCCTGGAGCCGCTGGTCGATCTGCGCCGCACCCGGCTGGAGACCATGCTCAAGGTGCTCGATGTCGACGGCGCCGTGCACCGCGTCAAGGGCGGCTGGACCTCGACGGGCGAGCCCTGGGCCTACGACGCCGAGCGCTACGCCTGGGTGGCCCGCCAGCGGGCGACGGAGCAGCAGGCCATGCGCGACTACGCCGCGGCCACCGGGTGCCGGATGGAGTTCCTGCGCCGCCAGCTGGACGACGAGGAGGCGGCGGCGTGCGGCCGCTGCGACAACTGCGCCGGGGCCCGGTTCACGGCGGAGGTCTCCAGCACCGCGCTGGACACCGCGCGCGGTGAACTCGGCCGCCCGGGCGTGGAGCTGGAGCCGCGCAAGATGTGGCCGACGGGGCTCGCCGCGGTCGGCGTCGACCTCAAGGGGCGCATCCCCGCCGGTGAGCAGGCCTCGACGGGCCGGGCGTTGGGTCGGCTGTCCGACATCGGGTGGGGCAACCGGCTGCGCCCGATGCTGGCCCCGCAGGCTCCGGACCAGCCGGTTCCGGACGATGTCGCGCAGGCCGTGGTCGCGGTGCTCGCCGACTGGGCCCGCGGTCCGGGCGGCTGGGCCTCGGGCGCTCCGGACGCGCCGGCCCGGCCGGTGGGCGTGGTCGCGCTGCCCTCGCGCAGTCACCCCCAGTTGATCGGTTCGTTGGCCGCTCGGATCGCGGAGATCGGGCGGATGCCGCTGCTCGGCGCGCTCGCCTACACGGACCAGGCCCCGGAGTTCGGGTCGGTGTCCTCGAACAGCGCGCAGCGGGTACGGGGGCTCCACCAAACCCTCACCGTGCCCCCGGCGCTGGCCGACGCGCTGGCGGAGTCCGCGGGCCCGGTGCTGCTCGTGGACGACCGTGCGGAGAGCGGGTGGACCATCGCGGTGGCCGCCCGGCTGCTGCGGCGGGCAGGCGCGAAAGAGGTGTTCCCGCTGGTGCTGGCGCTTCAGGGCTAG
- a CDS encoding DUF4192 domain-containing protein translates to MTNNHESRTPSGRPSISPSGAATGPQITLRSPAELADALPYMLGFHPTDSLVMVAVHGEGGRFGGRLRVGIPSTPTEWEDTARQVAECLIRGSERRGGKPDGIVVYLCQEPTGEENGRRVMTRLRPLAQRIRLACGALDVPVLEALCLSEGRFWSYVCPDERCCPADGSLLAAVGTSVLAATATFAGLQVRGSLKEIESRLAPLRGAVAEEAEQALDRAAAALMPRILDGATREEVGAETIALARALMRRMTLAPPVEGGAHADDWDDALLGHDEAAALILGLQDREIRDVAAEWMEKEEAAPALRLWRALARRCVGAYGEHAAAPLTLAGWVSWSTGDEPTARIAFGLALRADAEYRFAQLLHHACNEGIDPEGLRQCLREERRRREPRRSRPSAGTRPPGRRDRTARRGSRRTARSEQ, encoded by the coding sequence ATGACGAACAACCACGAATCACGCACCCCGTCCGGCCGTCCCTCCATCAGCCCGTCCGGAGCCGCCACCGGACCCCAGATCACCCTGCGCAGCCCGGCCGAACTGGCCGACGCGCTGCCCTACATGCTCGGCTTCCACCCGACCGACTCCCTCGTCATGGTCGCCGTGCACGGCGAGGGCGGACGCTTCGGCGGGCGGCTCCGCGTCGGTATCCCCAGCACACCCACGGAATGGGAGGACACCGCCCGACAGGTCGCCGAGTGCCTGATCCGGGGCAGCGAACGGCGCGGCGGCAAGCCCGACGGCATCGTCGTCTACCTCTGCCAGGAACCCACCGGGGAGGAGAACGGCCGGCGGGTGATGACCCGGCTGCGGCCCCTCGCCCAGCGGATCCGGCTGGCCTGCGGAGCTCTGGACGTGCCCGTCCTGGAGGCCCTGTGCCTGTCGGAGGGGCGGTTCTGGTCCTACGTGTGCCCCGACGAGCGGTGCTGCCCGGCCGACGGCAGCCTGCTGGCCGCCGTCGGTACCTCGGTACTGGCCGCCACGGCCACCTTCGCCGGACTCCAGGTCCGGGGCTCCCTCAAGGAGATCGAGAGCAGGCTGGCACCGCTGCGCGGTGCCGTGGCCGAGGAGGCGGAACAGGCCCTGGACCGAGCCGCCGCCGCCCTGATGCCCAGGATCCTCGACGGAGCCACCCGCGAGGAGGTCGGAGCCGAGACCATCGCCCTGGCGCGGGCCCTGATGCGGCGCATGACACTCGCCCCGCCCGTCGAGGGAGGCGCCCACGCCGACGACTGGGACGACGCGCTGCTCGGCCACGACGAGGCCGCCGCACTGATCCTCGGCCTTCAGGACCGCGAGATCCGGGACGTGGCCGCGGAATGGATGGAGAAGGAGGAGGCGGCCCCGGCCTTGCGGCTGTGGCGGGCCCTGGCCAGGCGCTGCGTCGGGGCCTACGGCGAGCACGCGGCCGCCCCGCTCACCCTCGCCGGTTGGGTCTCGTGGTCCACGGGCGACGAGCCGACCGCCCGGATCGCCTTCGGCCTGGCCCTGCGGGCGGACGCCGAGTACCGCTTCGCCCAGCTGCTCCACCACGCCTGCAACGAAGGGATCGACCCCGAGGGGCTGCGGCAGTGCCTGCGGGAGGAGCGGCGCCGACGGGAACCTCGGCGAAGCCGCCCCTCCGCCGGAACCCGTCCTCCCGGTCGCCGGGACCGGACCGCCCGCCGTGGATCGCGCCGTACCGCGAGGAGCGAACAGTGA